In the genome of Bacillus thuringiensis, the window TTAAGTTATCAGGCGCTAATACTTCTTTCATCTCATACTCTAGACCACGTACTTCCTTTTCAACAAGTTCACGGCCTTTTTCAATATTTTCGTCTCTACGTTGTTTCTTAAAGAATTGACGAATTTTATTTTTCGCATGAGATGTTTGAGCAAGTTTTACCCAATCTTGACTTGGGCCATATGAATGTTTCGACGTTAAAATTTCAATAATGTCGCCTGTTTTTAATTTATAATCCAGCGTCACCATTTTACCGTTTACTTTTGCACCAATTGTTTTATTCCCAATTTCCGAATGGACACGATACGAGAAATCAATCGGAACCGATCCAAGTGGTAATTCCATTACATCGCCTTTCGGTGTAAAGACGAATACCATGTCAGAGAATAAATCAATTTTTAATGACTCCATAAATTCCTCTGCATTAGAAGCTTCATTTTGCCATTCTAATATTTGACGGAACCATGTGAGTTTCTTCTCTAATGTACCTGTTGTTTCTGCTGTTTTTCCTTCTTTGTACGCCCAGTGTGCCGCGATCCCGAATTCTGCAATTTCGTGCATTTCTTTCGTACGAATTTGCACTTCAAGTGGATCACCTTTCGGTCCAATTACAGTCGTATGAAGAGATTGATATAGATTTGCTTTTGGCATTGCAATATAATCTTTAAAACGACCTGGCATCGGCTTCCAGCACGTATGAATAATTCCAAGCACCGCATAACAATCTTTAATACTATTTACAACGACACGTACAGCTAATAAATCGTAAATTTCATTGAACTGCTTATTTTGCAGTGCCATTTTACGATAAATACTATAAATATGTTTCGGTCTTCCAGAAATCTCAGGTTGAATTGCAACTTCTTTTAATTTCTCACGAATACCAGTCATTACTTCGTCTAAGTATTCTTCACGTTCTGCACGTTTACGCTTCATTAAATTTACAATACGGTAATATTGCTGTGGATTTAAATAGCGAAGTGACGTATCCTCTAGCTCCCATTTAATAGTACTAATTCCGAGTCTATGTGCTAAAGGTGCAAAGATTTCTAACGTTTCATTCGCAATGCGACGCTGCTTCTCTTGAGGCAAATGTTTCAATGTACGCATGTTATGAAGACGATCAGCTAGTTTAATTAAAATAACTCGAATATCTTGAGCCATTGCAATAAACATTTTGCGATGGTTTTCGGCTTGTTGTTGTTCATGAGATTTATATTTAATCTTCCCAAGCTTTGTAACACCATCAACAAGCATAGCAATTTCTTTGTTAAATTCCCGTTCAATATCTTCTAACGTAATCTCTGTATCTTCCACTACATCATGTAAGAAACCTGCTGATACCGTAGCTGGATCCATGTGTAAATCAACTAAAATACCTGCAACTTGAATCGGATGAATAATATACGGTTCACCCGATTTTCTATATTGTTCGCTATGTGCATCACGTGCATATTCATAGGCACGTGCCACTAGCTCAATATCTTCATCCGCTAAATATTGACTTGCTTTCTCGAGTACCTGTTCAGCTGTTAGTACCTGCTCATTTGCCATCGAATCACCTTTTATTGAAAATTGACTTTATCTTTATTTAATAGAATAAATTATATTCTATCATTATAACCCAATGATTGTGAATTGTGAAAAGGAAAAGATTTTACTGACATTTCACCATGATTTTTTGTTCAATTATACAAAAGTACCCGCTCCTCTCCAAGAGATTCACGGGTACTTTTTATCACCGTAGTTTTACCTATATAGTGATTAGTATTTTTCTAATACTAATACATCGTAACCATCTAACATTTTACGACCATCTAAGTAAGTAAGCTCTACTAAGAATGCAATCCCTGCTACAACTCCGCCTAGCTCTTCAACTAACTTAATTGTCGCTTCGATTGTTCCACCTGTAGCTAATAGATCATCTGTAATTAATACGCGTTGACCTGGCTTAATTGCATCTTTATGGATTGTTAAAACATCCGTTCCATATTCTTTACCGTAATCAACTGTAATTACTTCACGTGGTAATTTTCCTAATTTACGAACTGGCGCAAATCCTACCTCCAACGCATAAGAAACTGGGCAACCGATAATGAAACCACGAGCTTCTGGTCCTACTACAACATCGATATCTCTTTCTTTTGCGTACTCAACGATTGCATCTGTTGCTGCTTTGTATGCTTTACCGTCATTCATTAAAGGTGTAATGTCTTTAAACACAATACCTTCTTTCGGATAATCCGGTACAATTGCGATATGTTGCTTGAAATCCATATTTCTGAATCCTCCTCAGATCTAAAAGGTTTGTAAATACAAATCCTTTACCCTAACTGTTCTACTTCTTTATGATTACGAATCGTTTCAAACCATGTATATAGTTGCTGATATGTGCTATAAACCAATTCTTTTTCTAATTGTAAGTGGTTCATTTTCTCACGATATGTGTTCGATTCAATTAAATCACGCTTTTGTTTTTTGTCTGCCATAAAAATGACGCCATCTTTTATTGTAACAAATTCTAACTCAAAAAACACCTGTGTCATGAAATTTACTGTATCTTTTGACCAGCCTTTATGGCGACATAGTTGTTCTCCATATTGTCTTAAAGAAAATGGTGTTTTTTGGCTTAAGAAAGAATAGTACCATTTAAAGTGTTCTCTCGTAGGAACTGTACTAAATAGATGGTTATTTTCTTGATAAAACAGTGTATAAATTCGCGCTGGGAATCCTACTTTAAATAACTCACGTAATTCATCTGTTCCGCTTGGCAAATCGAGTAACACGATGTATTGATCATCCAAATGCGTTACTTCTGACGCATGCATAAGCTTTTCTTTATAGTCCTCTAAAGAAAATTTATTCAATACCTCTTCAGAAAAATACACCATTGTTATTTTTTCTTTCGGAAGTTCTGCTAAATTTGCTTCTGCATTACGCATACTACGCCAATCAAATAATTGCCACGCCTCTACAGCAATATCTTGTACCATTAATTGTGGCTTCTTAAAATTGTTCCATTCATTGATGGATGCTTCTCCTATTACAGATACTTTTGCAACTGGAGAGATTTCTTTCGCATATGCACCAAAACCAAATCCAATTGTATCCAGTGTTGCTTGTCCATCACGAAGAGCCATTTTTAAATGAGAGCCATCTGATCCGATTGCGCGAATACTTTCTAACTCTGCATCTTTCACTGCAATACGTGGTTTCGGATTTCCAACACCAAATGGTGCTAACTTCTGCATATCTTCAATTGCCGCTAGCGTTACATCCTCCACTTTACAAAAAACATCAACTGCTGTAATTGGAATAAAATCTTCTTCTGTTAAAATTGCATCTGCTTGTTCATTTAAGCGACGGCGTAATTCATCTACATCATTCATATGTAGCGTCATCCCAGCTGCCATCGGATGCCCTCCGAAGTGTGGCAATAACTCTCTACAATCTGATAAATTTGCAAACAAATCAAATCCTGCAATACTACGCGCTGAGCCTTTTGCTGTTTCTTTTATAGGATCAATGCATAATACAATAGTCGGACGATAAAAACGTTCAACTAATTTAGAAGCGACAATCCCAATTACACCTGGATTCCAACCTTCTTTTGCAAGTACTAATACTTTGTTTTCTTCTGGCGGAAAGTTATTTTCAACTTCAGCGATAGCCTCTTCGGTAATTTGCTTTACAATATCTTTTCGCAGTTTGTTCAGCTCATCAATTTCTTCGGCCAACTCTTTCGCTTCCTCAGGATCATCTGATAATAAAAGGTGTACAGCCGGCGTTGCATCTTCTAAACGCCCGACCGCATTAATACGCGGTGCAATTGAGAAGCCAATACTCTCTTCTGTAATTTCACTTTGCGAAACGTTAGCAACTTTAAACAATGCCTTCAAACCAATATTTTTCGTCATACGCATATGTTTTAAACCGCGTTTCACTAGCAACCTATTTTCACCATGAAGTGACACTAAATCGGCTACTGTACCGATTACTGCAATTTCTAATAAATGTTCTGGTACACGGCCTAATAGTGCATGCGCAACTTTAAACGCAACACCTACACCAGCTAAATAGTGAAACGGATATACACCGCCATCTAATTTCGGATGTATAATCGCAAGTGCTTCTGGCAATTCTGGCGGTGGCTCATGGTGATCTGTAATAATTAGATCTATTCCAAGCTCTTTCGCTACATTCGCTTCATGTACTGCTGCGATGCCAGTGTCGACAGTAATAATCAGTGAGAACCCTGCGCTATGCGCCCAACGAAACGCTTCTTCGTTCGGTCCATACCCTTCTGTAAAACGATTTGGAATGTAAAATTCTACTTCTGCACCTAATTCTTGAAGAGCAAGATATAAAACCGTCGTACTACTTACTCCGTCCGCATCGTAATCACCAAATATTAATATTTGCTCTCCATTTTGAATCGCCTTATTTACACGTTCTACCGTTCTATCCATTCCTTCTAATAAAAATGGATCATGAAATTCTTGATTTTCTGTATTTAAAAAATCTAAAATCTTATCTTCTGTATCTAGTCCTCTACCGAGGAATAATGAAACGACAAGTGGCGATAACTGTAATTTACTTGCTAATTCACTCACTCGCTCTTCATTATATTCTTTTTCTTTCCAACGCGTCTTCGGTTGTAACACGAAATCACCCCTTAACCTGTTCATTATACAAGACAGATTAAGGGGTGACAATATAATGCAAACTATGATGCAATATCTACATACTAAAATGTTAATGATGTTTAATTTGGAGAATACGGATTTATATGTACGAATACATTTTGTACATTATCTTGTTTCATAAGTATTTCTTTCACATGTTTTCCAATGCGGTGTCCTTCTTCTACAGTAATGTATGGATCTACAGACACTTTAATATCGACAATAACATAATGACCATGCTCCCGTGCATATAAAGAACCAATTTTTTTCACACCATCTACTTGAAGAACCGCTTCTCTAAGCGGAATAACATCCTCCTCATGAAGAACATGGTCAAGCGTTGCATGAATTGCTTCCGCTCCAATGCTCCATGCCATTTTTACAACAAGTAGTGAAACAACTAATCCTGCAATCGGATCAGCATATACAAGCCAGTCTATACCAAGCTTACCACCTAGTATAGCTGCACAAATACCGATTAAAGCTGCAATTGAAGAAAATACATCCGAACGGTGCTCATATGCATTTGCAATAATTGCATCACTATTTACCCTTTTCCCTAATCGGAATTTATATTGAAACATTCCTTCTTTCACGACGATTGAAAGAACAACAGCAAAAATCGTAATTCCTTTCGGCGGTTCTAGTTCTTGCGAAAAAGCTTTTATAGATGAAATCGCGATTTCAAGTCCCACAATAAATAATAATACCGCAACAATAATCGCTGAAATCGATTCCGCTTTACCATGACCATACGGATGATCTTCATCAGGTGGCTGCTTTGCCGCTCGCAATCCAAAAAGTACAGCTAGCGAACCAATTACATCTGATGCAGAATGCACCGCATCTGCTAACAGTGCTTTACTGTTCCCAATATAACCAATTACCGCCTTTACAATTGCTAATATAATATTACCAACGATCCCGACAATAGCACCAAACTCGGCCTGTTTAAAACGTTCATCTTTTTCCATAATTAAAATCCCTTCTTTTCTTAACCTATCTTTTTATTTTAACAAAAACAGCGATAACACCACCACTTTCTTCCATCTTCTTCCCATCAAAAAGTTGCTATCTTATTGTATCCACAAACGAAAAAAGAGATGCCTCATAAAGAGACATCATCTTTTCTATACTTGCGGTTCAGATTCTACTTTCTCAACCTTCTTCTTGTTTTTACCTCTTTTCAAACGACGGTTTTCAAGCATTAACCAAATTTGAGAGGCAACGAAAACAGAAGAGTACGTACCTACAATTAATCCAACAAGCAACGCAAACGAGAAGTTACGTAGTGACTCACTACCGAAGATAAGCAGTGCAATTACTGGGAGTAACACTGTTAATACGGTGTTAATCGAACGACCAAGCGTTTGGCGAATACTTGCATTTACGATTTCTTCTAGGTCTTTTATATCGCGCACTCGTTTTTTCTGTTTGTATAATTCACGGTTTCTATCAAATGTAACAATCGAGTCATTAATAGAATAACCGATGATTGTTAGTACTGCAGCGATAAACGTTAAGTCTACCTCCAATTGGAAAATACTAAACATAACAACCATAACGAATGCGTCATGTAGTAACGCAAGCACTGCAGATAACGCATACGTAAATCGGAATCGAATACTTACGTATAAAATGATAACTGCAGAAGCAATTAGTACAGCGATAAATGCATTTCGTGCAATCTCTTTACCGATTGTCGGTGAAACTGTACTTATGTTTGGATCCGTACCATATTTATCATGGAAGAATGTTTTTGTTTTCGCAATTTCATCTTTTGATAAAACACCTAATGTACGAACTGCGAAACCTTTATTGTCATCCCCAGTCGGTACAATATTTTCTTCCTTCACATCAATGTTCAACTCTTTAAAATCTTTATGAACATCAGCTA includes:
- the relA gene encoding GTP diphosphokinase, producing MANEQVLTAEQVLEKASQYLADEDIELVARAYEYARDAHSEQYRKSGEPYIIHPIQVAGILVDLHMDPATVSAGFLHDVVEDTEITLEDIEREFNKEIAMLVDGVTKLGKIKYKSHEQQQAENHRKMFIAMAQDIRVILIKLADRLHNMRTLKHLPQEKQRRIANETLEIFAPLAHRLGISTIKWELEDTSLRYLNPQQYYRIVNLMKRKRAEREEYLDEVMTGIREKLKEVAIQPEISGRPKHIYSIYRKMALQNKQFNEIYDLLAVRVVVNSIKDCYAVLGIIHTCWKPMPGRFKDYIAMPKANLYQSLHTTVIGPKGDPLEVQIRTKEMHEIAEFGIAAHWAYKEGKTAETTGTLEKKLTWFRQILEWQNEASNAEEFMESLKIDLFSDMVFVFTPKGDVMELPLGSVPIDFSYRVHSEIGNKTIGAKVNGKMVTLDYKLKTGDIIEILTSKHSYGPSQDWVKLAQTSHAKNKIRQFFKKQRRDENIEKGRELVEKEVRGLEYEMKEVLAPDNLKRVAEKFNFANEEDMFAAVGYSGITASQIVTRLTDKFRKQREEEEIVEVKEVRKPMKIRKWDSGVKVSGADNLLIRLSKCCNPVPGDDIVGYITKGRGVSIHRRDCVNVHTEEAVERLLEVEWEGSPEKEIEYNVDIEISGYDRRGLLNEVLQAVTETKTYISAVSGRSDRNKMATINMSISIRNLQHLKKVVERIKRVPEIYAVRRMMH
- a CDS encoding adenine phosphoribosyltransferase, which gives rise to MDFKQHIAIVPDYPKEGIVFKDITPLMNDGKAYKAATDAIVEYAKERDIDVVVGPEARGFIIGCPVSYALEVGFAPVRKLGKLPREVITVDYGKEYGTDVLTIHKDAIKPGQRVLITDDLLATGGTIEATIKLVEELGGVVAGIAFLVELTYLDGRKMLDGYDVLVLEKY
- the recJ gene encoding single-stranded-DNA-specific exonuclease RecJ — translated: MLQPKTRWKEKEYNEERVSELASKLQLSPLVVSLFLGRGLDTEDKILDFLNTENQEFHDPFLLEGMDRTVERVNKAIQNGEQILIFGDYDADGVSSTTVLYLALQELGAEVEFYIPNRFTEGYGPNEEAFRWAHSAGFSLIITVDTGIAAVHEANVAKELGIDLIITDHHEPPPELPEALAIIHPKLDGGVYPFHYLAGVGVAFKVAHALLGRVPEHLLEIAVIGTVADLVSLHGENRLLVKRGLKHMRMTKNIGLKALFKVANVSQSEITEESIGFSIAPRINAVGRLEDATPAVHLLLSDDPEEAKELAEEIDELNKLRKDIVKQITEEAIAEVENNFPPEENKVLVLAKEGWNPGVIGIVASKLVERFYRPTIVLCIDPIKETAKGSARSIAGFDLFANLSDCRELLPHFGGHPMAAGMTLHMNDVDELRRRLNEQADAILTEEDFIPITAVDVFCKVEDVTLAAIEDMQKLAPFGVGNPKPRIAVKDAELESIRAIGSDGSHLKMALRDGQATLDTIGFGFGAYAKEISPVAKVSVIGEASINEWNNFKKPQLMVQDIAVEAWQLFDWRSMRNAEANLAELPKEKITMVYFSEEVLNKFSLEDYKEKLMHASEVTHLDDQYIVLLDLPSGTDELRELFKVGFPARIYTLFYQENNHLFSTVPTREHFKWYYSFLSQKTPFSLRQYGEQLCRHKGWSKDTVNFMTQVFFELEFVTIKDGVIFMADKKQKRDLIESNTYREKMNHLQLEKELVYSTYQQLYTWFETIRNHKEVEQLG
- a CDS encoding cation diffusion facilitator family transporter, encoding MEKDERFKQAEFGAIVGIVGNIILAIVKAVIGYIGNSKALLADAVHSASDVIGSLAVLFGLRAAKQPPDEDHPYGHGKAESISAIIVAVLLFIVGLEIAISSIKAFSQELEPPKGITIFAVVLSIVVKEGMFQYKFRLGKRVNSDAIIANAYEHRSDVFSSIAALIGICAAILGGKLGIDWLVYADPIAGLVVSLLVVKMAWSIGAEAIHATLDHVLHEEDVIPLREAVLQVDGVKKIGSLYAREHGHYVIVDIKVSVDPYITVEEGHRIGKHVKEILMKQDNVQNVFVHINPYSPN